AGCTTTTGCCTAACGGGATTGTTAAATTCGTTCGTCATGAAACAGGTCATCCAGTTGTTGCGCGCCAGAATTATCCGCCAGAGTTATCCAGCAGTGTAGCCGCCGTCGGCATAGAGTGTATGTCCGGTGTAGAAATCAGACGCTTTTGACGACAGGAACAACAAGGGACCCGCCAGATCCTCGGGCTCGCCAAGGCGCCCCTTGGGCAAACGGGCATAGAAGCCTTCGCGCACTTTTTGCGCTTCGTCAGTATCAGCAAACATCCAGGCGGTCAGCGGTGAACGGAAGACCGTCGGGGCAATGGCGTTGACGGTGATGCCATCGACGCCCAATTCGCAACCCAGAGCCTTGGTCAGTCCATCGATGCCGGATTTCGAGGTGCAATAGGCCGTGTAACCTGCCGGATGCCCCAGCAAACCACGGGCCGAAGAGACCAGAACAATCTTACCAGATCCCTGCTCTCTCATATGCTTGGTTGCCGCCCGCGACAGTAGCCAGGATTGGGTCACATTGGCATCCATAACTTCGAGAAAAGTCTCAGGGGCCATGTCATTGATCTTGGCGACCCGGTTGATCCCCGATGCCACCACCAGAACGTCAAGCGAACCATATGTATCAACGGCCGTTTGCGCCATCGAGGTGCAGATGTCCTCGGATGTTGGTCGCGCGTTGATCAGCGTTACTTCTGCCCCCAAAGCCTCGCATTCTGTGCCAACCTTGCTCAGGGCTTCCATGTTGCCACCTGTCAGGACAACTTTGCAGCCTGCCCCAGCCAGGGTTTTTGCGGCAACATTGCCAAATGCCCCCGTGGCGCCGGCGATCAGCGCAACCTGCCCCTTGAGGGAAAACAGGGAATTAGGATCGTTGAAAAAACTCATGGTCTGTCCTTCGCTCAGGATTTTTCGGGATAGGGCATAGCGACAATCATCGTGACGACATCATTGGCTTCATTGACGATTTCGCGAACTTCGCCGGCCGGAATGGTCACACTGTCCATCGGTCCGGCTTTTTCTTCGGTGCCACCGACACGAATGGTCAGCTCGCCCGACAGGATCACATAGACCTTCTCCATCGGAGAGCTGTCAGGACCTGCGCCACCACCTGGCAGAAAATGCGAGCAGCCGACCCAGAATTTTTCCGGTCCGCCCTCTTCAAAACCCGCCAGACGCATCGCTTTGCAATCAAAGTGATTTGGCGCCTCGTACTGCAGTGCCTCGGAAAAACGTTTGATCAGCATATGCGCCCCCTTGATTGGAATTGGTTGCCTCTTGTACTGCGATTTAATACATATGTACCACATAGCGGTCAATGGTCATATTTTCACCTTTTGCCGCTCTAAGGGCTTTCCCTTAGAGGCCGGAATGTGGTTTCTAAGGCCAAATCTGACGGGTGGACCCAAAAAATGAATACCGAGACTGCCTCCAAGGGTGCCAATAGCCAGGGCGTACAGGTCATCGCCCGGGCCGCAGATATTCTGCGGGTGCTGAAAACTGACAATCAGGGCCTCAGCCTTGGCCAAATCGCCGAGCGGGTCTCGCTGCCACGTTCAACGGTGCAACGGATCGTCAATGCCTTGCTGGCCGAACGACTGGTGATGGCGGCCTCTGCCGAGGGTGGGCTTAGGCTGGGTCCGGAAATTCAGGCACTGGCTGCAGGCGGGCGCATCAACGTCGCCGAGCTGATACACCCTATCCTTGCCGATCTGGCCAAAGACTGTGGCGAAACGGTGGATCTGTCGATCTTTCGCGACGATCATGTCCTGTTTGTGGATCAGGTTATCGGTACCCAAAGACTCAGAACCGTGTCCGCAGTCGGCGAGGCCTTTCCGGTGACCACAACCGCGATCGGCAAGGCCTCGCTGGCACTGCTGGAAGAGGAAGAGGCGGCGACAATTGCAGCCAGAGAATTACGCCAGTCGGGTGACACCTCAAAATCGCTGTCCCAGGTGATTGCCGAACTGGAAGGCATCCGCGATACTGGCGTGGCCTTTGATCTTGATGAACACACTGATGGAATTTCAGCCGTGGCAATGGCGTTCAGAGATCCAACGGGGATGATCTATTCTATCTCGATGCCAGTTCCTTCGCACCGTTTCATGCCCAAACGGGACAGGTTGGTGGACGCATTGCAAAAAGCAATGCGCCAAGTGCAGGCGACCTTGTAAAGCCTAGTTCAAAATGGCCAGGGTCAACTGCGGATAACAGATCAGCAGGATCA
This portion of the Parasedimentitalea marina genome encodes:
- a CDS encoding IclR family transcriptional regulator; the encoded protein is MNTETASKGANSQGVQVIARAADILRVLKTDNQGLSLGQIAERVSLPRSTVQRIVNALLAERLVMAASAEGGLRLGPEIQALAAGGRINVAELIHPILADLAKDCGETVDLSIFRDDHVLFVDQVIGTQRLRTVSAVGEAFPVTTTAIGKASLALLEEEEAATIAARELRQSGDTSKSLSQVIAELEGIRDTGVAFDLDEHTDGISAVAMAFRDPTGMIYSISMPVPSHRFMPKRDRLVDALQKAMRQVQATL
- a CDS encoding cupin domain-containing protein, encoding MLIKRFSEALQYEAPNHFDCKAMRLAGFEEGGPEKFWVGCSHFLPGGGAGPDSSPMEKVYVILSGELTIRVGGTEEKAGPMDSVTIPAGEVREIVNEANDVVTMIVAMPYPEKS
- a CDS encoding SDR family NAD(P)-dependent oxidoreductase, with the translated sequence MSFFNDPNSLFSLKGQVALIAGATGAFGNVAAKTLAGAGCKVVLTGGNMEALSKVGTECEALGAEVTLINARPTSEDICTSMAQTAVDTYGSLDVLVVASGINRVAKINDMAPETFLEVMDANVTQSWLLSRAATKHMREQGSGKIVLVSSARGLLGHPAGYTAYCTSKSGIDGLTKALGCELGVDGITVNAIAPTVFRSPLTAWMFADTDEAQKVREGFYARLPKGRLGEPEDLAGPLLFLSSKASDFYTGHTLYADGGYTAG